The following are encoded in a window of Ricinus communis isolate WT05 ecotype wild-type chromosome 4, ASM1957865v1, whole genome shotgun sequence genomic DNA:
- the LOC8259953 gene encoding probable mitochondrial adenine nucleotide transporter BTL1 isoform X1 — protein MSQKSPSHSQKKNYGGVGVGVFGEVCGVTMMLPAKELDLMDKMDPPPPPPPPASPSPFQLRIQLPDPRIAIRDLIRTREVGEFLSGALAGAMTKAVLAPLETIRTRMVVGVGSKNISGSFLEIIEKQGWQGLWAGNAINMLRIIPTQAIELGTFECVKRTMTLAQEKWNETGCPRVQIGPVSLNFSLSWVSPVAVAGAAAGIVSTLVCHPLEVLKDRLTISPDTYPSLSIAISKIYSDGGIGAFYAGISPTLIGMLPYSTCYYFMYETMKKSYCETKKKKSLNRPEMLLVGALAGFTASTISFPLEVARKRLMVGALQGKCPPHMAAALSEVIREEGLLGLYRGWGASCLKVMPSSGITWMFYEAWKDILLVEKRLL, from the exons ATGTCCCAAAAGTCCCCTTCTCATTCTCAG AAGAAAAATTACGGAGGAGTAGGGGTTGGTGTTTTTGGAGAAGTGTGCGGTGTTACTATGATGCTGCCAGCAAAGGAGCTCGACCTAATGGATAAGATGgatcctcctcctcctcctcctcctcctgcTTCTCCTTCCCCTTTTCAACTCCGCATTCAGCTTCCTGATCCTAGGATTGCTATCCGA GATCTAATTAGAACTAGAGAAGTCGGTGAGTTTCTCAGCGGAGCTTTAGCTGGTGCTATGACCAAGGCTGTCCTTGCTCCTCTGGAGACCATCAG AACAAGAATGGTGGTTGGTGTTGGGTCCAAAAACATTTCTGGTAGTTTCTTAGAGATCATTGAGAAGCAGGGTTGGCAAGGACTGTGGGCTGGCAACGCTATCAATATGCTTCGCATAATCCCTACCCAGGCAATTGAGCTTGGTACCTTTGAGTGTGTTAAGCGGACAATGACATTAGCTCAAGAGAAATGGAATGAGACTGGCTGTCCAAGAGTGCAGATCGGTCCTGTCAGCTTGAACTTTTCGCTCTCCTGGGTTTCCCCAGTTGCCGTAGCTGGTGCTGCTGCTGGAATTGTTAGCACACTTGTGTGCCATCCGCTTGAAGTTTTAAAG GATCGATTGACCATAAGTCCTGACACATACCCTAGTTTAAGCATTGCAATCAGCAAGATTTATAGTGATGGAGGGATAGGTGCCTTTTATGCTGGTATTTCACCTACTCTGATTGGCATGCTTCCATACAGTACATGTTACTATTTTATGTATGAGACAATGAAGAAATCTTACTGTgaaacaaagaagaagaagtcacTGAATCGTCCAGAGATGCTCTTGGTTGGAGCACTTGCTG GTTTTACAGCTAGCACCATTAGCTTTCCACTGGAGGTTGCTAGGAAACGACTAATGGTGGGGGCTTTGCAGGGAAAGTGCCCGCCCCACATGGCAGCAGCACTTTCAGAAGTCATCCGGGAGGAGGGCCTGTTAGGACTTTATAGAGGGTGGGGTGCAAGTTGTTTAAAAGTCATGCCTTCGTCTGGTATCACTTGGATGTTTTACGAAGCTTGGAAAGATATACTGCTTGTTGAGAAACGTCTTTTATAA
- the LOC8259954 gene encoding reticulon-like protein B23, whose product MEEVNKKNEMGKAIIGMVCGTLVYYHCAYRNASLLSLLSDVLIVLLCSLAILGLLFRQMNISVPVDPLEWQISQDTANSIVAWFANTIGAAESVLRVAATGHDKRLFFKVVISLYVISALGRLISGFTVAYAALCLFCFYILAENSNSQSSTGCISRFLRRANASADLD is encoded by the exons ATGGAGGAGGTTAATAAAAAGAACGAGATGGGAAAAGCGATTATCGGGATGGTGTGTGGGACGTTGGTCTACTATCACTGCGCCTATCGGAACGCCAGTCTCCTCTCTTTGCTTTCCGATGTTCTAATCGTCCTCCTCTGCTCTCTCGCCATTCTCGGTCTTCTTTTTCGCCAAATGAACATCTC AGTGCCCGTAGATCCTCTGGAGTGGCAGATCTCTCAGGACACAGCAAACAGCATCGTTGCTTGGTTCGCTAATACTATTGGCGCTGCCGAGTCTGTTTTGAGGGTTGCTGCTACTGGCCATGACAAGCGTCTTTTCTTCaag GTTGTGATTTCCCTTTATGTTATCTCTGCTTTGGGTCGTTTGATCTCTGGTTTTACTGTTGCTTATGCTG CGTTATGCTTGTTCTGTTTTTACATTCTTGCTGAGAACTCCAACTCACAATCAAGCACCGGTTGTATCTCTCGCTTTCTAAGGCGTGCAAATGCTTCTGCAGATTTAGATTAG
- the LOC8259953 gene encoding probable mitochondrial adenine nucleotide transporter BTL1 isoform X2, with protein MNIETESQKKNYGGVGVGVFGEVCGVTMMLPAKELDLMDKMDPPPPPPPPASPSPFQLRIQLPDPRIAIRDLIRTREVGEFLSGALAGAMTKAVLAPLETIRTRMVVGVGSKNISGSFLEIIEKQGWQGLWAGNAINMLRIIPTQAIELGTFECVKRTMTLAQEKWNETGCPRVQIGPVSLNFSLSWVSPVAVAGAAAGIVSTLVCHPLEVLKDRLTISPDTYPSLSIAISKIYSDGGIGAFYAGISPTLIGMLPYSTCYYFMYETMKKSYCETKKKKSLNRPEMLLVGALAGFTASTISFPLEVARKRLMVGALQGKCPPHMAAALSEVIREEGLLGLYRGWGASCLKVMPSSGITWMFYEAWKDILLVEKRLL; from the exons ATGAACATTGAAACGGAATCGCAGAAGAAAAATTACGGAGGAGTAGGGGTTGGTGTTTTTGGAGAAGTGTGCGGTGTTACTATGATGCTGCCAGCAAAGGAGCTCGACCTAATGGATAAGATGgatcctcctcctcctcctcctcctcctgcTTCTCCTTCCCCTTTTCAACTCCGCATTCAGCTTCCTGATCCTAGGATTGCTATCCGA GATCTAATTAGAACTAGAGAAGTCGGTGAGTTTCTCAGCGGAGCTTTAGCTGGTGCTATGACCAAGGCTGTCCTTGCTCCTCTGGAGACCATCAG AACAAGAATGGTGGTTGGTGTTGGGTCCAAAAACATTTCTGGTAGTTTCTTAGAGATCATTGAGAAGCAGGGTTGGCAAGGACTGTGGGCTGGCAACGCTATCAATATGCTTCGCATAATCCCTACCCAGGCAATTGAGCTTGGTACCTTTGAGTGTGTTAAGCGGACAATGACATTAGCTCAAGAGAAATGGAATGAGACTGGCTGTCCAAGAGTGCAGATCGGTCCTGTCAGCTTGAACTTTTCGCTCTCCTGGGTTTCCCCAGTTGCCGTAGCTGGTGCTGCTGCTGGAATTGTTAGCACACTTGTGTGCCATCCGCTTGAAGTTTTAAAG GATCGATTGACCATAAGTCCTGACACATACCCTAGTTTAAGCATTGCAATCAGCAAGATTTATAGTGATGGAGGGATAGGTGCCTTTTATGCTGGTATTTCACCTACTCTGATTGGCATGCTTCCATACAGTACATGTTACTATTTTATGTATGAGACAATGAAGAAATCTTACTGTgaaacaaagaagaagaagtcacTGAATCGTCCAGAGATGCTCTTGGTTGGAGCACTTGCTG GTTTTACAGCTAGCACCATTAGCTTTCCACTGGAGGTTGCTAGGAAACGACTAATGGTGGGGGCTTTGCAGGGAAAGTGCCCGCCCCACATGGCAGCAGCACTTTCAGAAGTCATCCGGGAGGAGGGCCTGTTAGGACTTTATAGAGGGTGGGGTGCAAGTTGTTTAAAAGTCATGCCTTCGTCTGGTATCACTTGGATGTTTTACGAAGCTTGGAAAGATATACTGCTTGTTGAGAAACGTCTTTTATAA